GTCCGCGCGAAGCGTGTCGAAGGTGACGAGCAGCAGCGTGCGCGGAGCGCGCTCGCGCCCGCACGCCGCGCACGCGAGGGCGACCCCGAGCGCGGCGCACAGGAGCCGCGCAGGGGCGCGACGCGACGGGCGCGGGGAGGCGGGCATGGCGGCCGAGCATACGCACGGTGCCGCGCCGCGGCGAGCGCGCTCGCGTATGATCGCCGCCCACTTCGGCGCGCGGCGCGAGGCGCGCGCCCGTTCCCCCGGATCGCCCGCGCATGACGCCCACGCCGCCCGACGAAGACGCCCGCGCATGACGCCCACGCCCCCGGACGAGGACACTCCCGAAGGCGCCGGCCGCGACCGCCGCGAGGCCGTCGCCGCTCGCGGCGGCCGGGCGCGCGCGCTGCGCCGCCTCGCGTTCGCCCTCGTGCCCGCGCTCGCGCTGCTCGCGCTCGCCGAGGGGGTCGCACGCGTGGCGCTCGTCGCGTCGCCCGCGCTGCGGAGCCTTCCTCTGCCACCGGAGTCGGCGGGCCTGCTGCGTCCCGACGACGAGCTCTTCTGGTCGCTCGCGCCCGGCCTCGACCAGCCGTACATGGGCGCGCGCGTCGCGACGAACGCGCTCGGCTTGCGGAGCCCCCCGCTGCCGCCCGGGCCCAAGCCCGAGGGCGAGCTGCGCATCCTGTCGCTCGGCGAGAGCACGACGTTCGGCACCGGCGTCGAGAACGACGCCACCTACACCGCGCGGCTCGAGCGCGAGCTCGCGCCCGTCGGTCGCGCGCGCCGCGTCGTGGCGATCGACGCCGGCGTGCCCGCCTACTCGTCGTTCCAGAGCCTGCGGTACCTCGAGACGCGCGGCCTCGCGCTCGCCCCCGACGTCGTCGTCTTCTACCACGAGGTGAACGACTACCTGCCGTCGTCGCTGCGCGACTCGAGCAACAACGAGGTCGGCGTGCTGCAGACGGACTGGCAGCGGTGGGAGGCCGAGCGCAGCGGCGGAGTGTTCGCGCTGGCACGCGCGTCCGCGCTGCTGCGCTTCCTGCGCATGCGCCTCGCGCTGCTGCGCGTCGAGACGTTCGACGCCGGCGACTTCGCGAACCCGCTCGAGGAGATCGGGCTCCCCGACATCGGGATTCCGCCGCGCCTGCAGCGCGTCGACGGCGCGAGGCCCGCGCGCGCGGGGCTCGACGAGCGCGCGCTCGGCCGGCGCGTCTCGGAGGACGAGCGCGCGCGCATCCTCGAGCGGCTGCTCGCGCGCGTGCGCGAGCGCGGTGCGACGCTCGCGCTCGTCCACCCCGCGTACCGCGACTCGACACCGCACGCGTGCCCGCTGACGCGCTTCGCGGCCGCGCACGCGGGCGAGCTCGTCTACACCGAGGCCGGCCTCGCGCTGCATCCGCAGGGCGTGCGGCGCGGCGCACTCTTCCGCGACTCGTGGCACCCGACGGCCGAGGGCCACGCGCGGCTCGCGCGGCTGCTCGCCGCCGACCTCGCGCGCGCCTTGCCGGGCGAGCTCCGCGCGACGTCCGAGCCGTAGCGGCGGCGCCCGGGCGCCCCGGCGCGAATCGCCGCCGCGGTCGCCGCGCGCCTCACGGGCGCCGGGGCGGCGGCCGATGAGCCCCGCCGATGGATCCGATGCTCCTCCAGCTCGGCATCGCGGGGCCGCTCGTGCTCGCGCTGATCGTCGAGACCGCGATGCGCCGCGAATCCGGCGCCGTGCCGCGCACGCTGCTCTCGCTGCTCGTGCTGATCTTCGGCTGGATGGTGGGGGGCGTCCTCGCGACGCGCCCCGGCATCGACCCCCGGATCCCCGCCGCACTCGTGCTCCCCGGCACGTGCTTCATGTCGCCGCTCTTCTGCCTGCTCATGCTCCGCTACGCGCGCTTCGAGATCTTCGAGCAGCGCGTCGGCATGGGCGGCGCGCTGCTCGCGCCGTTCGCGCTCTTCTTCCTCGGCTTCGTGACGAACGACGCGCACCACTGGATGGCCGACCCGGGACAGCTCGTGGTGCAGAACGACCTCTCGCACGACATCGGCCCGCTCTACTGGGCCTTCCAGGTCTGGTCGAACCTCACCGCGATCGCGGGCCTCGCGATCGCCCTGCGGCTGTGGGCGACGTCGCCGAGCCGGCTCGAGCGGCGGCGCATGCTGCTCATCTGCGCGGGCGTGCTCGCGCCGCTCTTCGCGCACTTCGCCTACGTCTCGGGCGTGCTCCCGCCCGACGCCTCGATGACGCCGTCCGCGCTCGCGCTCACCTGCGTGCTGCTCGTGACGGCGATCCAGCGCTACCGCCTGCTCGACGTGCAGCCGGTCGCGCGCCGCGACGTGATCGAGGCGTCGACCGACGGCGTCGTGATGGCCGACGTCGACGGCATCGTCGTCGACGCGAACCCGAGCGCGGCGCGCATGCTCGAGGCGCCGATCGACGCGCTCGTCGGCACGCGGCTCGCCGGCGCGTTCGCCGCGCTCGAGCCGACGCGGCCCGAGGGCGCCGTCGCCGCCGCGCTCGACGGGCTCGCCCGGGGCGAGGCGTCGTTCGCCGTCGAGCTCGAGACGGGCGACGGGCGCACGCTCGAGCTCGCGGGCGGCGCGGCGGCCGATGCGTCGGGCGCCTTCGCCGGCAGCTTCGTCGTGCTGCGCGACCGCAGCCAGGAGCGGCGCGCCGCGCGCCGCCTGCACCAGAGCCAGAAGCTCGAGAGCGTCGGCATCCTGGCGGCCGGCGTCGCGCACGAGGTCAACAACCCGCTCGCGTACGTGCGCGCCAACCTCGTCCACCTCGAGTACCTGGCCTCGCTCATCGACGATCACCGCGACGAGCTGCCGAAGGAGCTCGCCGAGGAGGTGGGCGACGTGCAGGACGTCGTCGTCGAGAGCCTCGCGGGCATCGATCGCATCCACGGCATCGTGCAGGGGCTCCTCCGCTTCGCGCGCATGCCGGCGTCGCGCGACGAGCACTGCGACGTGAACGCGGCCGTGGCCGAGGCGTCGCGCTTCGCGTCGCTCGAGCGGAGCGCGACGGTGCACTTCGAGACGCGCCTCGCCGACGGGCTGCCGCGCGTCGCGGCGTCGGCGAACCAGCTGACGCAGGTGCTGCTCAACCTGTTCCTGAACGCGAAGCACGCGCTCAAGGGGCGCGATGGCGGCCGGGTCGTCGCGGCGACGCGCGCCGTGGGCGACTTCGTCGAGATCCGCATCGCCGACAACGGGCCCGGTGTCCCCGAGGAGCTGCGCGGCAAGATCTTCGACCCGTTCTTCACGACGCGCGCGCCGAACGAGGGCACGGGCCTCGGCCTCTCGATCGCCTTCGACATCGTGCGCGAGCACGGCGGCGAGCTCGAGCTCGAGCGGAGCGCCGAGCCCGGCGCGCACTTCGCGGTGCGGCTGCCCGCCGTCCGCTGACGGGCGCGCCGGCGCGGGCGGCAGTGGTAGGCTGCCGCGCCCATGGCGAGCTCGGACCCCGATCTTCCCGACGGACTCCTCGAGTGGGTGGCGCGCACCGGCGGCGGCGACGTCGCGCGGCTCGAGCGGCACGTCGCGCGGCGCGAGGCCTGGGTCGTCGACGTCGCGCGTCCCGACGGCACGACGCTCGAGGGGTTCCTGCGCCTGCAGCGCGAGGCGGGCGTCGACCCGCGTCGCCTCGAGCGCGAGACGCGCATCGTCGAGGCCCTCGGCGCGCGCGGCATCCCGGTGCCCGCCGTGCACGGCTGGAACGCCGCGCTGCGGGCGACGCTCTTCGAGCGCGACCGCGGCCGCTCGGACATCGACAAGCTCGAGGATCGCGCGCGCCAGCGCGCGGTGATGGAGGACTTCGTCCGCGTCGTCGCGCGCGTGCACGCGCTCGACCCGGACGAGCTCGGCCTCGACGACGTGATGGCGTACCGCCCGAAGACGCCGCGCGAGTGCGCGCTCGCCGAGGTCGACGCCGTCGTCGCGCAGTGGCGGCCCTTCCTCGAGCGCAACGCGGACCCGCTCACGACCTACGGCCTGCAGTGGCTCGAGCGCTTCGCGCCCGACGCAGTGGCGCGCGTGTCGCTCGTGCAGGGCGACACGGGGCCGGTGAACTTCCTGTTCCAGGACGACCGCGTGAGCGCGGTGGTCGACTGGGAGCTCGGGCACTACGGCGACCCGCTCGAGGACCTCGGCAACATCGCCGTGCGCGAGTTCTGGAACCCGAGCGGCGGCCTCGACGGCCTCTTCGCGCTCTACGCGCGCGAGTCGGGCATCCCGTACGACCGCTTCCGCGCGCGCTACTACGCCGTGCACCAGAACGTGCGGGGCATGATCCCGATCCACTGGGTCTGCGCGAACGCGCACCCGCGCGAGTCGCTCGCCTGGTACCTCGCGTACCGCTACGTGGGCGACCGCGCGACGGCCGAGATGCTCGCGCTCGCGATGGAGGTCGAGGTCGAGCGCCCGGAGATGCCGGAGGGCGAGGGCGACGGCGGGCGCGACGTGCTCGCGGACGCGGCGCTCTACGCGCAGGAGCGCGACGTGGCGCCCCGGCTCGCCGACCCGTTCGCCGCCTCGCGCGCGCGCGACGTCGCGACGCTCGTCGCCTGCATGGACCGCCGCCGCCGCCACGCGGCCGCGCTCGACGCGGCGCTGTGCGAGGACGTCGCCGCGCTGCTCGGCGGGCGCTTCGACGCGGGGGCGGGCGCGCTGCGCGCGCTCGACGCGGCGGTGCGCGCGGGCGGCCTCGACGACGCCGCGCTCCTGCGCGTGCTCGCGCGCAAGGCGTGGCGCGACGAGTGGCTCCACGCGCCGGCCGTCGCGCTCTACCCGGAGCGACGCTGGTCGGCGTTCGACTGAGCCACCGCGGCGGGCGCGGCTCCGCCCTCGAGCAGGCGCACGAGCGTCGCGCTCGAGCGCCGCAGGCTCTCGCGCCACGGGAAGCCCTCGATCGCGCGTCCGGTCGCGGCGTCGACGAAGGGCTCGCGCTCGCCGGGGGCGAGCAGGTGGCGGTAGTCGAGCGTGAGCTCGTCGCCCGCCGCCAGGTCGCGCGTCGCGAACACGAAGCCGAGGTGCCACAGGCCGGTCGGCTCGAAGCTGTGGTTCATGTAGCACTCGTCCGGCCAGTCGAGCGTCACCGAATAACGTCCCTCGTACCAGCGCACGGCCGCGGCCTGCGCGCGCTCGCCGGCCGGGTGCGCGACGAGCTCCTCGAGCGAGAAGGTCTGCTCGATGCCGTCGGGCACGACGACGACGGCGCCCGCCGCGACCGGCTCGGCGACGAAGAGTCCGAGGCCGGCGCCCGGCACGCGCGACGGCGCGACCTCGTACTTCGCCGCGATCACGCGGCGCGCTCGCCGCGCACGAGCCCGCCCGGCCGCGCGCCCGTCGGCTCGCCGCCCTCGAACGTCACCTCGCCCGCGACGATCGTGTAGTCGTAGCCATGGCCGCGCTGGAGCACGCGCGCGGCTCCCGTCGGCAGGTCGGGCGTGATCTCGGGAAGGTCGAGCTCGATGCGGTCGAGGTCGATCAGGTTCAGGTCCGCGCGGCGGCCGACGGCGACGACGCCGCGGTCGCGCAGGCCGTAGAGGTCGGCCGGCTCCTTGCTCAGCATGCGGACGGCCTGCGGCAGCGGGATGCGCGGGCCGCGCGTGCGGTCGCGCACCCAGTGGGCGAGCACGAACGTCGGCATGCTCGCGTCGCAGATCATGCTGCAGTGCGCGCCGCCGTCGGCGAGGCCGGCGACCGTGAGGTCGCTCGCGAGCATCTCGCCGATCGCGTCGAGGCTCCCGTGCGCGTAGCCGCTGAAGTAGACGTGCAGCATGCGCGTGCGGCCGCCCGTCGACGCCTCCGCGAGGTCGCACATCACGTCGAACAGCTTGGCGACGGGGTCGACGCCCTCGCGCTCGGCGCGCGCGGCGATCGACTGCGAGGGCTCGGGCTCGAAGACGACGCCCGCGTCCATCGCGAACGCGCTGCGCAGGCTGTGGCGCATGATGCCCATGCCCGCGTTGTCGCGCCGCGCCTCCTCGTCGGACAGCAGGCGCGCGCGCCGCGCGGGGTCGCGCAGCCGCTTCACGCGCTCGGCGAGCGGCAGCGCCGCCACCTCCTGGTACGACGGGCGCTCGGCGAACGGGTTGAACGTGTCGAACGACGCGAGCAGTCCGGCCGGCCGCGCGAGCACCTGCGGCACGAGCTTCGCGCCCGACGCGTTCGCGGCCGCGACGCGCTTCAGCACCTCGCGCCAGAGCTCGGGGTTCGGGTGCACCTGCACGGTCGAGAACGTGACGGTCGCGCCGGTGGCGCGACTGATCTCGCGGTAGAGCTCGACCTCGCGCACCGGGCCGTCCGGGTCGTCGCCCATCGAGCCGGCCGGCACCGACTGCACGATGCGCCCGCCCCCGTCGACGACCGCGCGCGCGAGCGCGAGCAGCTCGTCGCGGTCGGCGAACGTGCCGGGCACCGGGTCGCCGTGGATCGACGTGTGCAGCGGGAGGCGGTTCGTCGAGAACGCGAGCGCGCCGGCGCGGATGCCCTCGCGCACGAGCGCGGCCATCTTCTCGAGCTCGTCGGCGGTGGCGCGCTCCTGCGCCGCGCCGCGCTCGCCCATCGCGTAGACGCGCAGCGCGCCGTGCGGGATCTGCGTCGCGACGTCGATCGTGCGCGGCATGCGCTCGAGCGCGTCGAGGTACTCGGGGAACGTCTCCCACGCCCACTGGATGCCGTCGTGGAGCGCCGTGCCCGGGATGTCCTCGACGCCTTCCATCAGCTCGACGAGCCACGCGCGCTCGCTCGCGCGCGCGGGCGCGAAGCCGACGCCGCAGTTGCCCATCACGACCGTCGTCACGCCGTGCCACGACGACGGCGCGAGCACCGGGTCCCACGTCACCTGGCCGTCGTAGTGCGTGTGCGGGTCGACGAAGCCGGGCGTGAGCAGGCGCCCCTGCGCGTCGATCGCGCGCCCCGCGCCCGTGCCGAGCGCGCCGGCCGGCGCGATCTCGGCGATGCGCCCGCCTTCCACGCGCACGTCGGCCATGCGCTCGGGCGCCCCCGTGCCGTCGACGAGCGTCGCGTTGAGGATGCGCAGATCGGCCATCGGGGAACCTCGTGCGCGCGGCGTGCGCGCGCCGAGCCTACCCGATGCGCCGCGCGCGACGGAAGCGCGCGCGGTGCTTGACGCGCTCGCGACGGGCCGTGAGGATCGCGCGCCCGCGCGCGCGGCGGGTGCTCGCACGAGCGAGCAGACGGACGGGAGGAGCCGCGGTGGCCGAGGCAGGGGCGAGCGCAGGAGCGAGCGCGGGCGTGCGACCGGGGCCGCTCGCGGGCCTGCGCGTCGTCGACTTCTCGACCGGGATCACGGGCGCCTACGCGAGCAAGCTCTTCGCCGATGCGGGCGCGGACGTCGTGAAGGTCGAGCCGCCCGCAGGCGACCCGCTGCGCCGCTGGAGCGCGTCGGGCGCAGCGGTCGCGCCGGGCGAGAGCGGCGTCCTCTTCCACTACCTGAACGCGTCGAAGCGCGGCGTCGTGGCCGACCTCGCGACGGACGCGGGGCGCGCGCTCGCGCTCGCGCTCGTCGAGCGCGCCGACATCGCGATCGAGAGCTTCGGGCCGGGCGGCGCCGAGGCGCGCGGCATCGGGTGGGACGCCGTGCGCGCGCGCAATCCGCGCTGCACGCTCGTGTCGATCTCGCCCTTCGGGCTCACCGGGCCGTGGGCCGAGCGCCCGTGCACGGAGTTCACGCTGCAGGCGGCGGTCGGCTCGACCGCGCACCGCGGCCTGCCCGCGCTCGGGCCGGTCGGCGCGGGCGGCCGCCTCGGCGAGTGGCTGCCGGGCGTGTACGCCGCGCTCGGCGGGCTGTGCGGATGGCTGTCGGCGCGCAAGACGGGCGCCGGACAGCACGCGGACGTCTCGATGTTCGAGGTGCTCTGCCTGTGCATGACGATCTACCACGACCTCGACGCGCAGTTCTTTCCCGGGCCGCTGCCGCAGGCGATCGAGACGCCGTCGATCGAGCCGACGAAGGACGGCTGGGTCGGCATCTGCACCATCACCGGCCAGCAGTGGAAGGACTTCTGCGCGGTGATCGGCCAGCCCGCACTCGCCGAGGACGAGCGCTTCTACGACGCGAAGGCGCGCATGGAGCACCTCGACCTCATCCACGGCGCGATCCACGCGTTCACGAAGCAGCACACCGCCGACGAGGTCATCGAGCTGCTCGGGCTGATGCGCATTCCCGTGAACCCGCTCGGCAACGGCGAGACGCTGCTCGCGATGGACCACCTGCGCGCGCGCGGCGTGTTCGTGCGCAACCCGGCGGGCTTCGAGCAGCCGCGCACGCCGTACCGCCTGCACGGAGCGGGCGGGCTCGACGCGAGCTGCGACGCGCCGCCCGCGCTGCGCCCCGCGCCCGCGCTCGGCGCACACACGGCCGAGGTCGAGGCCGAGCTCGCCGCGGCGCCGCGCGCGCGCGGCGCGACGGCGGGCGCGCGCGGTGCGGAGGGCGGCGGGCCGCTCCCGTTCGAAGGCCTGCGCGTGCTCGACCTGACGGCGTTCTGGGCCGGGCCCGTCGGCACGAGCTTCCTGGCCGAGCTCGGCGCGGACGTGCTCAAGGTCGAGTCGATCCAGCGCCCCGACGGCATGCGCTTCGCGGGCTCCGTGCGCAACGACCGGATGTGGGAGTTCAATCCGATCTTCCACGGCGCGAACTCGAGCAAGCGCGACGTGACGCTGCGGCTCGACTCGCCCGAGGGCCTCGCGCTCGTGAAGCGGCTCGTCGCGAGCGCCGACGTCGTGGCCGAGAACTTCTCGGCGCGCGTCCTCGACAACTTCGGGCTCGGCTGGGACGTGATCCACGCGCTCAACCCGCGCGCCGTCCTGCTGCGCATGCCGTCGTTCGGGCTCGAGGGGCCGTGGCGCGACCGCGTCGGCTTCGCGATGAACATCGAGCAGGTGAGCGGGCTCGCGTGGCTCACCGGCTACGCGCACCTGCCGCTCGTCGTGCGCGGCGCGTGCGACCCGCTCGGCGGCATGCACGCGGTGTTCGCGACCGCGCTCGCGCTCGAGGAGCGGCGGCGCACGGGCGTCGGGCAGCTCGTCGAGGTGCCGCTCGTCGAGCCCGCGCTCGCGATCGCGGCCGAGCAGGTGCTCGAGAAGAGCGCGCACGGCGCGCTGCTCGAGCGGCTCACGAATCGCGGCCCGTTCGCGGCGCCGCAGGGCGTCTACCCGTGCGCCGACCGCGACGAGACGGGCCGCTCGCAAGGCCACGTCGCGATCGCGGTCGCGACCGACGCGCAGTGGCAGGCGCTGTGCGCGGCGCTCGGGCGCGCGGACTGGGCGCGCGCGCCCGAGCTGGCGAGCGCCGCCGGGCGGCGCGCCGCGCACGACGCGATCGACGAGGGCATCCGCGCGTGGACGACGGTGCGCGCGCGCGCCGAGGCCGCGGAGGCGCTGCTCGCCGCCGGCGTGCCGGCGAGCGAGTGCATCAATCCCCACGCGCTCTTCCCGAATCCGCAGCTCGCGCACCGCGGCTTCTTCCAGGAGGTGGAGCACCCGGCGGCCGGACGCATGCGCTACCCGGGCCAGCCGATCGCGTTCTCGGGGCTCCCGCGCGGGCTGCGCCGTCGCGCCGCTCCGCTCCTCGGCGAGCACAACGAGGCCGTGCTGCGCGACGAGCTCGGGCTCTCCGACGACGACGTCGCGAAGCTGCGCGAGGCGCAGGTGGTGGGCGAGCGCCCGACGTTCATGTAGCCGTCGCGCGAGCGGCGGCAGGAGACCCGACGATGGACCCCGTTCTCACGCGACGCCGCTTCCTCGAGGCGGGCGCGCTCGCGGGCGCCGCGATGGCGTGGCCCGCGTGCGCGTCGCGCACGGCCGCGGTGGCGGCGACGCCGCGCGCGCTTCCCTTCGACGCGTACCGCGCGCACGACGCCGTCGGCCTCGCCGAGCTCGTGCGTCGCGGCGACGCGAGCCCGGCCGAGCTGCTCGAGCTCGCGATCGCGCGCGCGGAGGCGGTCGAGCCGGCGATCCGCGCGATCACCGTGCGGCACTTCGAGCTCGCGCGCGAGGCCGCGCGCGGCGCGCTGCCGGACGGCCCGCTGCGCGGCGTGCCGTGGCTGCTCAAGGACCTCGGCATCGGGATGCGCGGCACGGTCACGACCGAGGGCTCGCGGCTGTTCGCCGACGCCGTGCGCGACGCCGACTCGACGCTCACCGAGCGCTACCGCGCGGCCGGCCTCGTGATCTTCGGCAAGACGCACAGCCCCGAGTTCGGCGGCTCGCCGAGCAGCGAGTCGGCGCTCCACGGCGCGACGCACAACCCGTGGGATCTCGCGCGCAGCCCGGGCGGGAGCTCGGGCGGCTCGGCGGCGGCGGTCGCGGCGGGCATCGTGCCCGCGGCGCACGCGACCGACGGCGGCGGCTCGATCCGCATTCCGGCCTCGTCGTGCGGGCTCTTCGGCATGAAGCCGACGCGCGGCCGCGTGCCGCTCGGGCCCGCGATCTACGAAGGGTGGGGCGGGCTCTCCGCCGCACACTGCGTGAGCCGCAGCGTGCGCGACAGCGCGGCGCTCCTCGACGCGACGCAGGGGCCGGCGGTCGGCGACGCCTACGCCGCGCCGCCGCGCGAGCGCCCGTACCTCGAGGAGATCGCGCGCGCGCCCGGGCGCCTTCGCATCGCGCTGATGACGAAGCCGCTCGTCCCGGTCCCGGTCGACGCCGAGTGCGTGCGCGCCGCGCACGACGCGGCGGCGCTCTGCGCTGCGCTCGGACACGACGTCGAGGAGGCCTCGCCTGCCCTCGACTACGCGGCCGTGTGGGGCGCCTACGGAGCGGCGTCGGGCGTCGGCACCGCGATCGCCGTCGCGGCGCGCGAGGCGGCGCTCGGGCGCCCCGCGCGGCCCGACGAGCTCGAGCCGATCACGCGCCGCTGGGTCGAGGGCGCGCCGCGCGTCTCGGGCATCGAGCTCGTGCGCGCGCGCGCGACGCTCCACGGCGCGAGCCGCGCGCTCGGCGCGTTCCTCGAGCGCTTCGACGCGATCCTCTCGCCGACGATGGCGCACGTGCCGCCCGCGCTCGGCGTGCTCTCGCTGTCGCAGGACTACGACTCGTTCGTGCTGCCCGCGACGCGCGCGTCGGCCTTCACGTCGCTCTTCAACATGACGGGGCAGCCCGCGATGAGCGTGCCGCTCCACTGGACGGAGCCCTCCGAGGCGGCGCCGCGCGGCGTGCCCGTCGGCGTGATGTTCGCGGGGCGCTTCGGCGACGAGGCGACGCTCTTCCGGCTCGCCGCGCAGCTCGAGGCCGAGCGGCCGTGGTTCGCGCGCGTGCCCGCGCTCTGACACGCGGAGCCGCGAGGAGGGACGCGGATGAGGGCGAGGGAGAGCGAGTCCGCGCGGTGCGCGGTGTGCGGACGCACGCTGCCGCGGCGGCAGCTCGTGTCGGGAGCGCTCGTGCGGCCCTCGGTCGCCGACGCGATCCGCGCCGACCACCCCGAATGGGGCGCCGAGAGCCGCGTGTGCCGCGACGACCTCGCGGTCTACCGCGGCCGCTACGTGAGCCAGCTGCTCGAGTCGGAGCGCGGCGACCTGACCGCGCTCGAGCGCGAGGTGGTCGACAGCCTGCGCGAGCACGAGCTCCTGTCGGAGAACGTCGACGTCGCGTTCGAGCGCGACTGGACGCTCGGCGAGCGCCTCGCCGACCGCATCGCGACGTTCGGCGGCAGCTGGGCCTTCCTGCTCTGCTTCGCGGGGTTCCTCGCGCTGTGGATCGGCGCCAACACGTGGGCCGTGCTGCGCCCGCCGCTCGACCCGTACCCGTTCATCCTGCTCAACCTCGTGCTCTCGTGCCTCGCGGCGATCCAGGCGCCGATCATCATGATGAGCCAGAACCGGCAGGAGGCGAAGGACCGCCTCCGCTCGCAGCACGACTACCAGGTGAACCTCAAGGCCGAGCTCGAGATCCGCCACCTGCACGAGAAGGTCGACCACCTGCTGTCGCACCAGTGGGAGCGGCTGGTCGAGATCCAGGAGATCCAGCTCGAGCTGCTGACCGAGCTCGGACGGCGCGGCTGAGCGGGAGGCGCGCGCGGCGCGCGCGTCAGAGCACGACGCGCACGCCGCCGAGGTCCTCGATGCGGTGCGGGAAGCGGTCGCCGGGCGTCCCGATGAACATGCAGTTGTGCGGGACGCCGAGGTGGCGCGCGAGCGCCTCGACGAGCGCCGGCCCGAACTCGCCCTTCACCGCGAGGAAGTCGACGCGCAGCTGCGGGTAGAGGTGGTCGATCACGCGCAGGTGCTCGGCGAGGTCGGGCGGGACGGGATACGCGTCGCAGTAGACGTGCACGACCTTGAGCCGCGTCGTCTGCTCGTTGTCGAGCACGTAGAGCGCGGCGCGGTTCAGCGTCACCATGTCGTCGCCCTTCGTGAAGTAGACCATCGGGCGCTCGTTGATCTCCTCGATCTGCCGCATCACCGCCGCGTGGATCCAGTGGCCGGCCGCGGTCAGGCGCTCGACGAGCCCGCGCGAGACGTAGAGCCCGGCCTTCAGGATCTGGATGCGCAGGAACATGACGCCCACGACGGCCAGCGCGGCGGCGAAGTAGCCCTCGAAGATCTCGAGGTTGAGCGGGTCGAGCACGACGTTGCCGACGAGGCCGACGAGCACCATCACGAGCGCGACGACCACGGTCGGCCAGCCCGCGCGCTCGGCGCGCGGCAGCCGCGCGCGCCGCAGCTTGAGCAGCATGTTCCCGAGCGCGAAGAGCGCCATCACGCTCAGGAAGGCGAGCGTGTAGACGCCGGCGAGCGACTCGATGCGGCCCTGCGTCGCCGACAGGATCGACACGCAGAGCGCGAAGAAGCCGAGCAGGATCCAGTGCGGCGTCCGCCGCCAGCGGTTCTCGACGAGCAGCACTTGCGGCAGGCAGCGGTCGAGCGCCATGCGGCGCACGAGGCCGGTGACGCCGACGTAGCTCGTGAGCACGGCGCCCGAGAGCACGAGCGCGGCGTCCGCGGAGACGAGCAGCGCGAGCGGGCGCCCGAACGCCACGTCGCCCATGCGGGCGAGCAGGTCGGGCGGCACGTCGCGGATCTGGTCGAGCGGCAGCATGCCGAGCGACAGGAAGCTGATGAGCGGGTTGAAGACCGCCACCGCGAGCCACATGTTGCGCAGCGTCTTCGGGAAGACGCCGTCCTTCTGCTCCTCGATGAAGTTGGCCGAGCTCTCGAAGCCGCTGATGCCGAGCATCGCGGCCGCGAACCCGAAGAAGAGCGCGCGCGGGATGCTCTCGAGGCTCGGGAGGTGGAGGTTCGCGACGAAGAGCGACGGGTCGCGCGCGACGCTCGCGATGCACGCGACCGAGAGGACGACGAGCGTCGCCATGTGCAGCAGGAAGATGCCGAGCGCGACGGCCGCCGATTCGCCGATCCCGAGGATGCCGAGGAACGCGAACGCGCCGAGCAGCGCGATCGTCGCCGGGATGACGTCGATCGCGGGCACGAGGTGGTGCGCGTAGTGCATCGCCTCGCTCGCGCTGATCACGGCGGTGGCGATGTAGGACAGGAGCGTCAGGCACGCGGCCGCCGCGGCGACGCGCTTGTTCGTCGTGTTGAGCAGCACGGTGTACGTGCCGCCGTTCATCGGGAGCGCGCTGCCGACCTCCGCGTACACCTTGCGGAACAGGTAGAGCACGCCCGCCACCACGAGCAGCACGAGGGGCGCGAGCACGCCCGCCTGCGCCGCGCACAGCGCCGACACGTAGAGCACGCTCGAGGTGATGTCGTTGCCGCAGATCGCGGTGGCGCGCCACGTCCCGAGCGTGTGGCGGTGCCGGTGCTCGGGGTCGGTCGGCTCGACCTCGACGGGCGTGAGGTCGGCGATGCGCTCCGCGTGCCCCCAGCCTGCGAACTCCCAGGGCTCGGGGTTGGGCGCGTCGGCGGACGAGGGCACGTTCATCGCAGGACCACTCCCGTGACGCCGCCCGAGACGAGCGACGCGATGCGGGTGAGCACGATCGGCAGGG
This genomic interval from Myxococcota bacterium contains the following:
- a CDS encoding APC family permease, giving the protein MNVPSSADAPNPEPWEFAGWGHAERIADLTPVEVEPTDPEHRHRHTLGTWRATAICGNDITSSVLYVSALCAAQAGVLAPLVLLVVAGVLYLFRKVYAEVGSALPMNGGTYTVLLNTTNKRVAAAAACLTLLSYIATAVISASEAMHYAHHLVPAIDVIPATIALLGAFAFLGILGIGESAAVALGIFLLHMATLVVLSVACIASVARDPSLFVANLHLPSLESIPRALFFGFAAAMLGISGFESSANFIEEQKDGVFPKTLRNMWLAVAVFNPLISFLSLGMLPLDQIRDVPPDLLARMGDVAFGRPLALLVSADAALVLSGAVLTSYVGVTGLVRRMALDRCLPQVLLVENRWRRTPHWILLGFFALCVSILSATQGRIESLAGVYTLAFLSVMALFALGNMLLKLRRARLPRAERAGWPTVVVALVMVLVGLVGNVVLDPLNLEIFEGYFAAALAVVGVMFLRIQILKAGLYVSRGLVERLTAAGHWIHAAVMRQIEEINERPMVYFTKGDDMVTLNRAALYVLDNEQTTRLKVVHVYCDAYPVPPDLAEHLRVIDHLYPQLRVDFLAVKGEFGPALVEALARHLGVPHNCMFIGTPGDRFPHRIEDLGGVRVVL